The Patescibacteria group bacterium genome includes a region encoding these proteins:
- a CDS encoding fibronectin type III domain-containing protein — protein sequence MRFLLVFCSWPYYLKHTQQQSFVTYAPRDEQGRYLESYSRHITYYRATVASFITVITMFGLGVVGAVFAGLILFKPAPALAAVTCNAPGVAMNLPTTTTYCNSGDTFDITGWWYGTGLCFNTHFIYWQSNGADMLDSGSGLTVYLNPEGEFAEYVEVGDTVTCQTTGKYSIRIRTEGNKYSIAKLVYVDPPTAPSNLAETSVTTTSIATSWTDNSNNEELFRVQRQADITPTTDCSTLVNLTTTSADVATYTNSSLTANTGYCYQVRAENGNGNTDYTSAVKVYTLPVAPNISADRATSTWYTTPDFTFSNNAGWGSGGVRYYRYVWDTSPTHTWTDSESTWGQTESDCAPFNGSGGSCTSAGNTLALAASSDSNSLYLHVRSYNYAGANNGSQDIGPYYVDQVAPNSPAPVWDGAGPTEISWTNQVQGYAGSWTAADDDLSGFSKYQYAIGTTSGGSDTISWTDDGAITNIDNVDVALQNGQTYYLSVRAVDVAGNIGAVATSNGITVDTQAAIPTGIIDQPSLTSATISWTTNEPATTQLEWGATGAYGNLTSESAELTTDHSVTLAGLNENTTYYYRIRGTDRADNGTIGDGKTFITTQLEATLITNTASEVLSTTSTRITWTTNHAATSRVRYGLTTAYGSEVYSDTPTINHSLTLTGLTPGTTYHYEVLSVGNTSTNDADATFATLENTTVTGVSVGEITNSSAAIAWTTNHAATSQVRYGLTTAYGLEVTSGTLTTSHSLTLTGLTAGTTYHFEVSSVGNTTATNSDASFSTNQLEATAITNIAGEVLGTTSARITWTTNHAATSTTQYGTTTAYGSESANSELVTSHGQTLTGLQANTTYHYRVVSTGNSTAISSDQTFSTEAEPTPVPAPEPEPTPIPGPITAVTPTLITPTANWSSIQTKPTIIGLAKSGQTVLVYIDDVLNGRTKATTHASGTGSFAYAPASDLKVGWHTIYLKAEDSSGNISAPSSPISFRVEQPYVAPYVFQPEVSHTALPVIVLRGLAMNNSIIRVLIDGREVDEFTVQNNSSGTANFSYELSTDGQLAIGQHTVTLVAEDQNGRLSQATAPITFTKVAPSAGTQKNSSVQFGEKVVYTVQSGDSLWKIANKLLGDGSRYGEIVALNLGTYPQLHDSPGFILPGWKLILPNAR from the coding sequence ATGAGATTCCTGTTAGTGTTTTGTTCCTGGCCATATTACTTGAAGCATACCCAACAGCAAAGTTTTGTCACTTACGCACCACGCGACGAGCAGGGGCGGTATCTAGAAAGCTACAGCCGGCACATCACCTATTATCGTGCCACCGTCGCATCTTTTATAACAGTAATTACCATGTTTGGTTTGGGTGTTGTTGGGGCTGTTTTTGCTGGGCTGATATTATTTAAGCCTGCGCCAGCGTTAGCGGCGGTAACCTGCAACGCGCCTGGTGTTGCCATGAATTTACCGACCACCACAACATATTGCAATTCCGGCGACACGTTTGATATCACGGGTTGGTGGTATGGTACCGGGTTGTGTTTTAATACACATTTCATATATTGGCAGTCGAATGGCGCTGATATGCTGGATTCGGGATCTGGACTGACGGTATACTTAAATCCCGAGGGTGAGTTTGCGGAATATGTAGAGGTGGGCGATACCGTAACCTGTCAGACAACCGGAAAGTACTCAATACGGATTCGAACGGAAGGCAATAAGTACAGCATCGCTAAGTTAGTTTATGTTGATCCACCAACAGCGCCATCGAATCTTGCTGAAACCAGCGTCACGACCACCTCCATTGCTACGAGTTGGACGGATAATTCTAATAATGAAGAACTTTTTCGCGTACAGCGTCAGGCCGACATAACACCAACTACAGATTGCTCAACACTGGTAAATCTGACAACGACGAGTGCGGATGTGGCAACCTATACGAATAGTAGTCTCACTGCCAACACCGGCTATTGTTATCAGGTGCGAGCCGAGAATGGCAATGGCAATACCGACTACACCAGCGCCGTAAAAGTGTACACTTTGCCGGTCGCGCCAAATATTTCGGCTGATCGCGCAACTTCCACTTGGTATACCACGCCAGATTTTACATTTTCTAATAACGCCGGATGGGGTTCGGGCGGGGTGAGATACTATCGGTATGTTTGGGACACCAGCCCAACCCACACCTGGACAGATTCAGAAAGTACCTGGGGACAGACTGAAAGTGACTGCGCGCCATTTAACGGCAGTGGCGGTTCGTGTACTTCAGCCGGGAACACTTTGGCATTAGCCGCCAGTTCGGATAGTAATTCATTGTACTTGCATGTACGCAGTTATAATTACGCCGGCGCTAACAACGGTAGCCAGGATATCGGTCCATATTATGTTGACCAAGTAGCACCAAACTCTCCCGCGCCGGTTTGGGATGGCGCCGGACCGACTGAAATAAGCTGGACTAACCAGGTTCAGGGATATGCCGGGTCGTGGACGGCGGCAGATGACGATCTATCCGGATTTTCTAAATATCAATATGCCATTGGCACTACATCTGGCGGCAGCGACACGATAAGCTGGACCGACGATGGTGCCATTACCAATATTGATAATGTTGATGTCGCGCTGCAAAACGGTCAGACGTATTATTTATCGGTTCGGGCAGTTGATGTAGCGGGAAATATTGGCGCCGTGGCTACTTCGAATGGTATTACCGTGGATACGCAGGCTGCCATACCAACCGGGATTATCGATCAGCCATCATTGACCAGCGCAACTATCAGTTGGACTACGAACGAGCCGGCTACGACTCAGCTGGAGTGGGGCGCTACCGGTGCCTACGGTAATTTGACCAGTGAAAGCGCCGAACTTACCACGGATCATTCGGTGACCCTGGCGGGGCTTAATGAAAACACCACGTATTATTATCGTATTCGTGGAACGGATCGGGCTGATAATGGAACCATCGGTGATGGTAAAACCTTTATCACCACTCAGCTTGAGGCGACGCTCATTACTAATACTGCTAGTGAGGTATTGAGCACCACCTCCACCAGGATTACCTGGACCACCAACCATGCCGCCACCTCGCGGGTACGCTATGGTCTGACCACGGCCTACGGTTCGGAAGTATACTCGGATACTCCGACGATCAACCATAGCCTGACGTTAACCGGTCTGACACCAGGTACAACCTATCACTATGAAGTACTCTCCGTCGGCAATACCTCGACCAATGACGCCGATGCTACATTCGCGACCTTAGAGAACACCACCGTTACTGGCGTCTCCGTTGGCGAGATAACAAACAGTTCGGCAGCCATTGCCTGGACTACTAACCACGCCGCTACTTCCCAGGTACGCTATGGCCTGACTACGGCTTATGGTTTGGAAGTTACATCCGGCACCCTAACCACCAGCCATAGTCTGACATTGACGGGTTTAACGGCAGGCACGACTTACCACTTTGAAGTATCTTCGGTGGGAAACACTACAGCTACGAACTCTGACGCCAGTTTTTCAACTAATCAACTGGAAGCCACTGCGATTACCAACATAGCTGGCGAAGTCTTGGGCACCACTTCGGCCAGGATTACTTGGACAACGAATCATGCCGCTACTTCGACCACGCAATATGGGACAACGACTGCGTATGGGTCGGAATCAGCTAATTCGGAATTAGTCACATCACACGGCCAGACGCTGACCGGGTTGCAGGCTAACACCACCTATCACTATCGGGTGGTTTCGACCGGCAATTCAACCGCCATTAGCAGTGATCAAACATTTTCCACCGAAGCTGAGCCAACGCCCGTTCCAGCGCCCGAGCCTGAGCCAACTCCGATACCCGGGCCAATCACTGCGGTCACGCCAACATTAATAACCCCCACGGCTAATTGGTCATCCATCCAGACAAAACCAACCATTATCGGTTTGGCTAAGAGCGGCCAAACAGTGCTGGTGTATATTGATGATGTTCTGAATGGCCGCACCAAGGCCACAACACACGCATCGGGTACCGGGAGCTTTGCGTACGCTCCAGCTTCAGATCTAAAAGTGGGGTGGCATACGATTTATCTCAAGGCCGAAGACTCATCTGGCAACATTAGCGCGCCATCAAGTCCGATCAGTTTCAGAGTCGAGCAGCCATATGTCGCGCCATATGTGTTCCAGCCCGAAGTCAGTCATACGGCGCTTCCCGTGATCGTGCTAAGGGGATTGGCTATGAATAATTCGATTATCCGGGTGTTGATCGATGGGCGAGAGGTTGATGAATTCACCGTCCAAAACAATTCCTCGGGCACCGCCAATTTCTCTTATGAACTATCCACCGATGGGCAATTAGCTATCGGCCAGCACACCGTAACATTAGTTGCCGAGGATCAGAATGGCCGGCTAAGTCAGGCAACCGCACCAATCACCTTTACTAAAGTTGCCCCCTCGGCTGGGACGCAGAAGAACAGCTCGGTTCAATTTGGAGAGA